CACTGCATGTCATTGCCAGCGCTCAGAAAGAAGGAGGCATCGCCGCCTTCATTGATGCCGAACATGCCCTGGATCCGATCTGGGCCAAAAAACTGGGTGTCAACATTTCCGAACTGCTGGTCAGCCAGCCGACCTTCGGCGAAGAAGGTCTGCAGATTGCTGAAATGCTGATTAAATCGAACTCTGTAGACGTAATCGTGGTTGACTCAGTCGCAGCCCTGGTCCCCAAAGCGGAACTGGACGGCGAAATTGGTGATACGCATGTTGGTCTGCAGGCGCGCATGATGAGCCAGGCCATGCGAAAACTGACCGGTGCGATTTCCAAATCGAAAACGACAGTGATTTTCATTAACCAGATTCGTGAGAAGATCGGCGTTATGTTCGGTAGCCCCGAAACAACACCCGGTGGTCGCGCATTGAAATTCTACAGCTCTGTACGTGTGGACGTCCGCCGGATTGCAACTCTCAAAGATGGGGATACGGTGACAGGCATTCGCATGAAAGCCAAGATCGTCAAAAACAAAATTGCGCCCCCATTCCGGATTGCCGAATTTGACATGCTCACTACAGGTGGGATTAACTACGAACTCGACCTGCTTGATCTGGCGGTCGAAAACAAAATCGTCAAGAAGAGCGGTAGTTGGTTCAGCTATGGTGAATTGCGACTGGGACAAGGCCGTGACAAATCCAAAGTGGTTCTTGAAGAAAATCCGGATATCTGTGAGGAGATCAAACAGAAAATTCTGGCGGCACAAGGGGTCATCCCCACTCCCGAAGAAGAGTCCGAACCGGAAACAGAGGCCGTCGAAGCCTGACCCGATGCCGGGCTGCCCGGCTGAAACATAACCTGAATGACAAAGCGACCTTGATGCCCGATCGGTATTCAAGGTCGTTTTGCATTGGGTTCGCCCTGAAAAAAATGTAAAATCAAGTCTGGATGATCAGGTGGAATTACCGGAGACTCTTCCCACTCTCCAAAACACTTCTGTTTTAATACAAGGTCCTGCATGTTTGATGCTCAACCAACAATATCTGCTCCAGGTCGCCTGTGGTTAATGAAAACATTCCTCTCAGGAATGCTGATGCTCCCATTCCTGGGCGGTTTACCACTCAGGGGACAAACGCCAGATGCCTCTACTGTAGCGCTGGCGATGCAACAGCAAATTATCAAAGCCATTGAACTGTCAGAACCTTCTGTGGTGGCAATCTCAAAAATTAAGATTCCCAAGCAGAAATTTCAATCACGCATCCCTGCTCCGTTCGGCATCGACCCCAATCAGGGATTCAGTATTTCACAGGATCCACAGGATCTGAATTTCATTCCCAATGAATTTGGATCAGGGGTCCTGATACCAGACCCGACTAAACAGAATCGGGTACTGGTACTAACCAATTTCCACCTCACTGAAGGGGGGCCGGTCGCAGAACAAGCGTCCGCTCCGGAAAGCCGAATTTATGTGCATACAGCCAACCGACAGGGGTTCTATGCAGAGATTCTCGCTGCAGATCCACGTAGCGACCTGGCCGTTCTCACACCCGTGCAGCCTGTGTCTCCCGAATATGCACGCTCCCTGACTCCCATCCGATATGGCAATCAGAAACCTGTTAAAAAAGGTCAGTTCGTCATCGCTTTGGGGAACCCCTATGCCATCGCCCGCGATGGTTCACCCAGTGCGAGTTGGGGGATTATCAGCAATTTTCATCGCTATCCGGTTCCCATTTTTAAACATTTTTTAAATCAGGAAATTGCCAAGGAAGAAACCCTGCATCACTTTGGCACACTGCTGCAGGTCGATACCCATCTGGACCTGGGAACCAGCGGCGGAGCTCTGCTGGACCTCGAAGGCAACCTGATTGGAGTCACGACCGCACTGGCAGCACTGGAGGGATATGAAAAGTCGGTTGGCTATGCGATTCCCATTGATCAATCAACTTTGAGAATCATCGACAGTCTCGCTGCAGGTCTCGAAGCCGAATATGGTTTCCTGGGCATCGAACCTGCCACGCTGGATCGGGGTCAGGTACGCAGCAGCTTTCCTGGAGCAGTTGGTCTGGTCGCCCCTTTTTACGTGGAAGCTTCTCGGGTCAAACAGCATTCACCTGCACAACTGGCCGGGATGCTGCCCCATGACCTCATTCTTTCCGTGAATGGTCAGAAATTGACTCATGATCTGGATCTGATGCGTGAAGTTGGTAAAGCTGGTGCAGGAAATGAGATAAAGCTTCAAATATTGAGAGGAAAAAAAGCGCGTGAGTTGACTCTGAACGTGAAACTGGGAAAATGGCCCGTAGCGGATGATGAAGGGATTGTGCAAACCCGCTATCGCCATCCTCTCTGGCGCGGACTTAGAGTCGATTATCCTACTGCTCGCAGGAAATATACATTCAGTCCGTTCAGTTATCCACCTGCTGTCGTCGTAACTCATGTTGCTCCGGACAGCCCTGCACAACAGGCTGGGCTCAAGGAAGGTGCCTTTATCAGCCAGATCAATGGACAAGCGGTTCAAACACCGGATTCGTTCTATCAGGAAGCACAAAAAGTCAACAACTCACCGGTAACCTTACTATATCTGGATGGCCAAAAGCTGATCCTTCCCCCAGCAAGCAATAAGAAACAATGAAAACAGACGAACTTCGCGAAAGCTATCTTTCCTTCTTTGAAGAAAAAGGTTGTGTCAAGCGCCCCTCTGATGTGCTGGTCCCCCGGGATGATAAAACAGTTCTGTTCACACCAGCCGGGATGAACCAGTTCAAGGAGCAGTTTCTTGGAGTCGGTAAACTCGATTTCACCCGTGCCACAACCTGCCAGATGTGTCTGCGAACCGGCGATATCCAGAACGTGGGCGTCACCGCATACCACCACACATTCTTCGAAATGCTGGGCAACTTCTCGTTTGGCGATTACTTCAAACGCGAAGCCATCCACTGGGCCTGGGAATATCTCACCGATAAAAAATATCTGGGACTCGATCCGAGTCTGCTCTCAGTTACCGTCTATCAGGAAGATGATGAAGCCTACAGTATCTGGCATGATGAGATCAAACTGCCTGCGAACCGAATCAGTCGTGAAAACGAACACGAAAACTTCTGGCCCGCCGGTGCTCCCTCTGACGGCCCCGATGGAGTTTGTGGCCCGTGCAGTGAAATTTTCTATCATCCCAACGGTGGTAAAGATAACGTCGAGATCTGGAACCTCGTCTTCACACAGTTTAACCGGGTGGGAGGTCCTCCCGATAATCTCAAGCCCCTTCCCAAAAAGAACATCGATACCGGAATGGGTCTGGAGCGGACCGCCTCCGTACTCCAGGGAGTCCGCAGCAACTTTGAGATCGACACGCTCAAACAGCTCTGCCTGGCCGCCGGTGATATCGTCGGTACAGGTTACGATTTCGATGCCGCTTCCGGACGACCGGTCCGTCGTATTTCGGACCATGTACGGGCCATCACATTCAGTATCCATGAAGGGGTCAATCCAGGCAGAGACAGAGAGAGCTACGTGGTCAGGCAGCTACTGCGTCGCGCGCTGCTGGAAGGATACCTGCTCGGCAAACATGAACCGTTTCTGCACAAGTTGGTACCGGCTGTTGTTGAGATCATGAAAACTCCCTACCCCGATATCGCTAAAACTGTCGAAAATGTGCAGAACACAATCAAAGAAGAAGAAGAGCAGTTCCTGGGCGTCGTCGAAAAAGGACTCTCCCGTTTTGAAGGTTTCCTGAAATCAGCAGAACAGGCAGGCAGTTCGGTCATCTCCGGGGAAGATGCCTTTGACCTGCATCAGACCGATGGTTTCCTGATCGAACTGACGGAAGCCCTCGCTGCCAAGAACAACATGTCCGTCAACCGGACCGAGTTCAATAACATGATGCAGCAGCACAAAGAAGGTAGTGGCAGCGGTGCCTTCCTGGACTCCGTCATGTCAGAAGGCCCCCTGACGGCACTTCATAAAACGATCAGTGAAACTGACTTTAAAGGCTACCAGACTACGGAGACGGAATCCAAAGTCATGGGCATCATCGCCGAAGACAGACTGGTCGAGTCCATGGTCGAGAAAGGCCATGCACACCCGGTTGTTGTCGTTCTCGACCAGACCCCTTTCTACGCAGAAGCAGGTGGACAGGTAGGCGACACCGGATACCTCGAAGCTGACGGAATTAAATTCGAAGTCACAAATACCCAGAAAAACGCAGGCCTGACTCTGCATATCGGACACCTGCTGACAGGCAAGCTGGAACAGGGACAGACCCTTACAGCAACGGTCACAGAACCACGACGTTCCGGAATTCAACGCGCGCACTCGGCGACACATCTGCTGCATCATGCACTGCATACTGTTCTGGGAGATAACGCCATGCAGCGTGGATCCAAGGTGGAAGAAGATACGCTCCGCTTCGACTTTTCCCACAGTAAAGCAGTCACACCGGAACAGATCAGCCGGATTGAAGATATTATCAACCAACGCGTCTCCGAAGGGGCGCCCGTCACGACGGAACTGATGAAACTTCAGAAAGCCAAGACCCTTGGTGCCATGGCACTTTTCGGCGAAAAATATCCCGATAACGTACGCGTGGTCCAGATGGGTGACTTCAGTACCGAACTCTGTGGGGGCACCCACCTTTCCAATACAGGACAGGTCGGCTTATGCAAGATCATTAACGAAGAACTCGTCGCCAAAGGGGTGCGTCGTATCTATGCTCTCACTGGTCCGAAGGCACTGGAAAAAACCAGAAACACAGAGAAACTGCTGCTGGAAATTGCTGCCCAGTTGAAAGTCCCGCGTCCCGACGATTTGCCGGTCCGCATTCAACACCTGCAGGACGAACTCCGCGAAACCAAAAAACAGCTCACCAAATTTTCCAGTAAGTCACTCGCGGGAACCGCTGATGATCTACTGGAAGAGGCACCTGTTGTGAACGATGTTAAAATCGTAGCTTATCATGCCAAAGATGCGTCACGTGATCAACTGCGAGAGTTGGCGGATCATCTGCGGAAAAAAGGCAAACAGGTCGCGCTGATCCTGGGAACGGTACTCGACGGCAAAGTCGCATTGATGGCTGCCGTCAATGCCGACCTGGTAAAACAGGGTCTCAAAGCCGGTGACTGCGTCAAAGCAGCCGCCAAGGTGGTAGGCGGCGGTGGTGGAGGTCGTCCCGATATGGCTGAAGCCGGCGGAAAAGATCCCGAGAAACTGGACGAAGCACTCAAAACCGGCGCAGACTACTACCGCAGTCAGTTGGAAGCCTGAGGCTGACTGAGAATCCGGTTCTACCTCTTAGAGTAGATTACGGCGATTGAGTTCCGCGACAACACGTTGCACGATTTGTGAAACATCGTTGTTGCCGAGCTCTTCCGTAATTCCAGTGGCACAACCACCGATGGGCTCATTGGTAAAACCATGTTCGGAGAGCATGCACTGCAGAGTCCGACTCAGCGTAGAAATATCTGTCTTCTGCTCTGATGTGATCGGCTGCCGTCCCTGCCCCATCTGAAAACCACGCAGTTCAACCGCAGCCCGGAATCCTTCCGGGAATTCAGCGGAATAAATCATCGTGTCGAACAAGGTCAACAGGTCATACTGTACGCGGCGGGCTTCATCCAGTTGGGCCGACATCGTCAAATCATATAACTTGCGTGTCAGTTCAGGAACAACGCCTGAACTCGCATTGGTCCCGCCGTCGGCACCACTCAGTAGTAACGGCATTAAGGCGGCATCCCAACCGGTCAGAAATGAGAACTCAGGACGATTCGGACGCACTGCCTGAATCATACGGATCATATTGGGAATG
The sequence above is a segment of the Gimesia algae genome. Coding sequences within it:
- the recA gene encoding recombinase RecA, producing the protein MAAKSRSKRATPPAPRTNGSGDSEGMLKNALGQIEQAFGKGAIMKLTGANARSVPSIASGALSLDLALGGAGFPRGRIIELYGPESSGKTTLALHVIASAQKEGGIAAFIDAEHALDPIWAKKLGVNISELLVSQPTFGEEGLQIAEMLIKSNSVDVIVVDSVAALVPKAELDGEIGDTHVGLQARMMSQAMRKLTGAISKSKTTVIFINQIREKIGVMFGSPETTPGGRALKFYSSVRVDVRRIATLKDGDTVTGIRMKAKIVKNKIAPPFRIAEFDMLTTGGINYELDLLDLAVENKIVKKSGSWFSYGELRLGQGRDKSKVVLEENPDICEEIKQKILAAQGVIPTPEEESEPETEAVEA
- a CDS encoding trypsin-like peptidase domain-containing protein, producing MLPFLGGLPLRGQTPDASTVALAMQQQIIKAIELSEPSVVAISKIKIPKQKFQSRIPAPFGIDPNQGFSISQDPQDLNFIPNEFGSGVLIPDPTKQNRVLVLTNFHLTEGGPVAEQASAPESRIYVHTANRQGFYAEILAADPRSDLAVLTPVQPVSPEYARSLTPIRYGNQKPVKKGQFVIALGNPYAIARDGSPSASWGIISNFHRYPVPIFKHFLNQEIAKEETLHHFGTLLQVDTHLDLGTSGGALLDLEGNLIGVTTALAALEGYEKSVGYAIPIDQSTLRIIDSLAAGLEAEYGFLGIEPATLDRGQVRSSFPGAVGLVAPFYVEASRVKQHSPAQLAGMLPHDLILSVNGQKLTHDLDLMREVGKAGAGNEIKLQILRGKKARELTLNVKLGKWPVADDEGIVQTRYRHPLWRGLRVDYPTARRKYTFSPFSYPPAVVVTHVAPDSPAQQAGLKEGAFISQINGQAVQTPDSFYQEAQKVNNSPVTLLYLDGQKLILPPASNKKQ
- the alaS gene encoding alanine--tRNA ligase, with amino-acid sequence MKTDELRESYLSFFEEKGCVKRPSDVLVPRDDKTVLFTPAGMNQFKEQFLGVGKLDFTRATTCQMCLRTGDIQNVGVTAYHHTFFEMLGNFSFGDYFKREAIHWAWEYLTDKKYLGLDPSLLSVTVYQEDDEAYSIWHDEIKLPANRISRENEHENFWPAGAPSDGPDGVCGPCSEIFYHPNGGKDNVEIWNLVFTQFNRVGGPPDNLKPLPKKNIDTGMGLERTASVLQGVRSNFEIDTLKQLCLAAGDIVGTGYDFDAASGRPVRRISDHVRAITFSIHEGVNPGRDRESYVVRQLLRRALLEGYLLGKHEPFLHKLVPAVVEIMKTPYPDIAKTVENVQNTIKEEEEQFLGVVEKGLSRFEGFLKSAEQAGSSVISGEDAFDLHQTDGFLIELTEALAAKNNMSVNRTEFNNMMQQHKEGSGSGAFLDSVMSEGPLTALHKTISETDFKGYQTTETESKVMGIIAEDRLVESMVEKGHAHPVVVVLDQTPFYAEAGGQVGDTGYLEADGIKFEVTNTQKNAGLTLHIGHLLTGKLEQGQTLTATVTEPRRSGIQRAHSATHLLHHALHTVLGDNAMQRGSKVEEDTLRFDFSHSKAVTPEQISRIEDIINQRVSEGAPVTTELMKLQKAKTLGAMALFGEKYPDNVRVVQMGDFSTELCGGTHLSNTGQVGLCKIINEELVAKGVRRIYALTGPKALEKTRNTEKLLLEIAAQLKVPRPDDLPVRIQHLQDELRETKKQLTKFSSKSLAGTADDLLEEAPVVNDVKIVAYHAKDASRDQLRELADHLRKKGKQVALILGTVLDGKVALMAAVNADLVKQGLKAGDCVKAAAKVVGGGGGGRPDMAEAGGKDPEKLDEALKTGADYYRSQLEA
- a CDS encoding dihydrodipicolinate synthase family protein, whose product is MNPQSKLSGIFTPNLVPYDSRGEINEPELRRYIDWLIEKGVHGLYPNGSTGEFTRFTPEERRRIVAIIADQTRGRVPILAGAAEANVRETIKACEYYHGLGIRAVAIVAPFYYKLSPASVYAYFKEIGDNTPIDVTLYNIPMFASPIDVPTIQRLSEECEKIVAIKDSSGDIPNMIRMIQAVRPNRPEFSFLTGWDAALMPLLLSGADGGTNASSGVVPELTRKLYDLTMSAQLDEARRVQYDLLTLFDTMIYSAEFPEGFRAAVELRGFQMGQGRQPITSEQKTDISTLSRTLQCMLSEHGFTNEPIGGCATGITEELGNNDVSQIVQRVVAELNRRNLL